The Clarias gariepinus isolate MV-2021 ecotype Netherlands chromosome 3, CGAR_prim_01v2, whole genome shotgun sequence DNA window TTCTCcttagtacagtatatttaggccttgttcacacgggctttaagtttttggataactTGCTCTGAatgtcctagacgtttatgttgagttttgtagtggcgctcaattgacttctacactggcgttcgtttgtctctgtctaacgtcagcctgcagcgcaaattgtagtttgtgtgttaacctgtgggggcagtgtgtcgggaactgaaagcccgccgctaccgggttcactctctgactgcacaacgtcggattaaaggaagttttttggtggtttatgaagaaatgcggaAATTTCCGCGTAGGTTTttcatcaattaatttttttttatttatcttgctcttttccgcatttccctatgtatagcatgtaggatcatgggatatatctggtcctccgaagcgtaaaatgaacgcgaagaaaacaaactagaagcggtttccttgcgttcgttgggttttgaacgccaagaaaaagctgcatgtaacgttttttttaatgccgtataaacgcacagccggacaaacgcacgtcaccaaagcccgtgtgaacactctcattgactcctatgtgtaggaAACACTTGCCACTTGATctgcgctcaccggacgctacgaacgcaagaaaaacgctcgattttaacgcccatgtgaacaaggccttagggTGTTAGTTGGTTGTTATGTAGATTGCTTGTGACCACTTCTTGAAGTTGCATACACATCGTGCAGAATGTGGTATTAAAAAATTACCTGTGGTTTGAGGTTGGAACTTTTGCATATTTAACAGTGAAACTGTACAATATGTGAAAACATTTTGCTACAGTGGCATGATCCACATCCTGAAAATATGTTTAAAGCTTGTCGACCAGAATCACAATcctttaataatacttaaagctACAAGGAAAATCACATAAATTGGGTAGTTCTAATACATAATCATTTCTGTATTAATGACCTAAACAGAGAACAAATGCTCCACATAAGCAGGTAAAAAAAGTGTGTAGCTGTTCAGGTTTTCTGTAAAGAGACACTCATGGAACCTTCTACAGAAGGTGTTTTGTTGACCTCAGAGGTAAAGctggagagagagaacgagataATCAGGGAGATTCTCTTTCTAACAGAAACTTGTCTAAATGCAGCAGGCTTTTTTGCAGATTATGACCGTTTGGACATGGAGTGTTAGAGCAAGTGGGATACTTTGAGGGCATTGCTTCATAAACGCTTCTATAGACACTTATGGAGGTGCTGATTTTGTCtttatatttgtaaaatcacattttaaatacTGTTTACAGAAATGAAGCGCCGGCAGATAGAAGTGCATGGTGCAACGATTAAATGTGAAACACAGATTATAACAAGATTAgttattttattagttattattaaCTATTGATACCTTTGTTTCTTAGCTTTAAAAATGGGAAGTCTAGCCATCTGTGCTCTGTGTCGGGAAAACACGGAGGAACTGAAAGTTATAAAAATAACTTCTCCTAAACGTCTCTGTTGAGCTTATTTTTAATAGAATATTGATCTATTTTCTTATATCTTATTTTTGATAGAATATGCAGGAatattgtttcatttcactatGTACTCTCTCTGCTATGTATacggttgaaatgacaataaatagaAATGAAGGTATgccatttcaatttttttttcttccatatgTAATGAGTAATTACatataaaagaaacataaaGCTTGTCTGCCTTCATTTTGTTGCACTGCAGACTGAAGTGAGGAATATAACAACaacatttcagaaaaaatagaaaacaacaaacagaatgACTACATTAGAAAAGGATCAGCCCTTGTGTTAATTACAGCCTTTAGTTGAAGTCCACTTACGTTGCACTTCTACACTTTGTAATATTTGCCCTTTCTTCTTTGCAGAACTGCTCAAGTTGAGTTAAATTTGATGTTGACTGTTTGCGGACGGCAGTCTTCAAGTCATTCCACAGATTTTCAATGGGGTTTAAGTCTGGGGTCTGACTAGGCCATGCAAGGACATTCACCTTTTTCTCCTTTAACCACCATGTGGTCAGTTTTGTTGTGTCTTCATTAAAGGCTGCAAAGtaataaaatgtgattattttctaTACCCACTGTGTTACACAGGATTCCTGACAGTtcttgttaaaataaaagttcattaaagttacaatattatttttttctgagacaTTTTTGAGAAAACCCTCCCCTGCCAGTCTTGCTCATAAAGAAAAGCTTCCTCCTTTTAGATACCTAGCAGGATTTACTGCTCACGCTTGTTATTTTCTCAGTGCACACTTCTGCTTGATGCAGACAGGAGACCACTTTGACTTTGTTCCATTTGGACTACATGCtggatttatacaaattttttcTGATCATCATCATTGTTATTATCGTAATTGCAGTGACCTGTTGCTCTTCTGGTAAAATCAGGCAATGCTGTACCTTACATGGCTTTCCGGCCTTCTCCTTATCACACTCATAAATGGGGGTACATGTAAGTCTTTTCATCTGTGCAAAATTACAGATAATTTCTTGTGTGTATTCTTCTATTTAGCCATAACATATCAGACATGAGAGTTGTAGACTGCAACACATggtatgaaatattaaaatatttagcatttttccTTGCCAATATATCATAGCTTATCTCatataatgtgtttatttgAATATTAGCATAACAACAGACTAAAGTGCTAGTATGATAGTCGTTTTGAATTTGTGCATGTAAAGTGGAGTTTAAATTTAATGTATGTAAACAACAGATATTGTCACAaaatcagctttacagaaatacagctatagatttatatttaaatcccCCATGAACAAGCCAGAGACacaatggcaaggaaaatcCTCCTGAGGCTAAAAGAGGAAGAAATCAGAGTCAAAAAGGAAACCATCCTCCTCTGGGCGACACTAGATACCGTGATTATGGGTCATTATTATTCTACACCTGTATGACATAAAGCCAAATAGTGTATTATTGTCATTAAGCTTCATATAGTAGTTATAAgattatattagattagattcaactttattgtcattacacatgtacaaggCCACAAAATGCAGTTcaggtctaaccagaagtgcaatcagcagaaagtgcaggataaaggtatAAGTTCTAAGTACACCTAAAAGGGATATGTGCAGGGAGAAGCTATGGGTAACTATTACAGAAGGATATTATGTGAGCATATATAATAATCTAACCTGGAGGTACCAATAGTAGAATTTCTTTTTCTGTGTTGCATTCTAGTCAAATCAGCACGTTTGACTATACAGAATAAGAGAACACAGTTATGTTAACAGGTTTTAGgctttcattcaccagaaatttttaTCACAAGtactggtttgactcgaacgctcCTCATGCGTAAACTGGTAAATtctaactgaacataattaaacTGAGATATAATATATTTACGGCATAGCACATACAACTGAGAATTGGAATAATGATCTCTATAGAATATTTTGATAAGTATAAACCTCAGCTAAACATACACATGTGTTTGCATGATTCCTAACAATAGCACAATCCAGCCAATGCCCTGACCTTGTCCTGGACCCTCCTGAGCTGGTGGTGCGATATGGAGATCCTGTCTCAGTGAGCTGCCGTTCCCTGTCTGAATACACTGACCTGGGCTGGGATGTTTCACTGGGAAGTGTTTCATTGCTTGATAATAAGACTATCATCTGGAAAACAGACCATCTGACTGACTGGGAAATAGTGCCAGTGTGCTACATGATCCTGAATGGTGTACAATGCAGGAGGACTCTCCCCCTCACCGTGTACAGTAAGCTGATTTACTGATCTTTGTCTGTGACAGCTAACGTGTGGACCAcaatcacaaataaataaaaacttaaatactaTAAGAAAGATGATGAAGTCAGATAAATAATGTCTCTTTTCAGAGCTTCCAGACGAGGTGTCTTTCAGCATCGTGAATCATGTAGGACCGATGATTGAAGGCAAAAAGTATGAGCTCCAGTGTAAGGTTTATAATTTTGCTCCTGTGAACGTCCTCGCTGCTTTCTGGTACAAAGGggaaaagttattaaaaaatagaGGATTTGCAGAATTGCCCACCAAAACTCCTAGTAATCGGACGGTTTCACATAAGATCACTGCTGGCAGAGATGAAGGTGAAGCTCAGTACTGGTGTGAGGCAAAGCTGAAACTGGGACCAGCAGGACCTCAGCCTTCTCCTACGATCAAATCTAATCTTCTTAAAGTTGCAGTTCACTGTGAGTGCTTTAAAGACGCTTTAGACATTACATATGTATCACAAAAGATGGTATCTTACATTGCTTTATGCCTATTTTTCAGACAAACCTGTAATTAAACCTTGTTCAGATTGGTCCCCTATGATACACACCCCCTTGAGCTCTTTTCCTTATAATGTTACGGGAAACCCAACTCCACACATCACCTGGCATCAAGACAAATCACCGGTCAGCTCTGATATGATTCTCAGCGGGAATGACTCGGGCACGTATGAATTACTTGCGAACAACAACATGGGAAGAGCATCCTGTGTCATAAAGATCACAGTGGAGTGTGAGTGGAAAAGCTGTAAAGACTATATAGGTGTCATcaattgttttataatttacagatttacatATTTTGATACTGATGACTGTCTCCATTCATTTTAGATGCTCCTACATTTAGGTGTCCTGCTATCTATGAGGGGCAAGAGCATGACTCCTTCTTAGATAAATGTTCAGTTATGGCTTCTCCTGTAGCAAACATCAGCTGGGAAAAAGATGGAAAAACGGTGAACCCTCTTTATAATCTCACAAGGGAAGACAGCGGCACCCATGTGATTACGGCTGTGAACAAGCATGGAGTTGAAAAGCACAGTCTGACTGTTAATGTTCTGTGTAAGTTATTTTTCgttgattaattgattacttCTCTGATAATACATCAAGCTGCAAATAACAGGTTTCTATTATGTGACTTACTATATTATGTGATTTATTTCAAATGCTGTTAATGTTCTGTGTaggtttcttttatttataccacagtgctgttgaattTAAGATTCActggtttaaaatgtaaaattattttatatattaaaaaacatgtgCCTTATTCTCCTTATACCACTgccattttataataaaaaaagatctatCCTACAGCTACAATACATACACAGCAATATATTAAAGATTTGCTTGTGTAAACATTTTCCACAGACGGCCCAGAGATTAAGCCAGACTATTCATCACATGTGATGCAGAAAGGTGAAGCTGTGTCTCTGAGCTGCACTGCAGGGGGAAATCCAGAACCTGAAGTGACATGGAGCTTTCAGAGTCAAACTAAAGCCACTGGGAGGCGGCAAACCACACTGGCAATTTCTGAAGCCACATTTGCTGATGATGGTGTATATACATGCACTGCTATGAATGACCTTGGGTATGACAGAAGGACAGTCACAGTGCATGTAGAAGGTAAGACCAATAAGACTGGTGTAAATGAAGTCATAAAACAGATCAAAGAGAATACAAACAAGTAATAGACACCGACGTGTAATAGATACTTAGTTACTATGTTGTGAGATTGATGTCCTCTTCAGTAAGTTTATCAAGTGTCTACTGTGACAGAAACTGTATTTAGTTACTGGCTAGTTGGATTTTAAGTTAATTCCaaaatacacattatatatacatatatatatatatatcttaaaacaataataactagtcttatatatattatatatatatatgctagtcttatgtattatatatatataataactatattttactagttaattaaatttttctgcaatatttctcttactgcaatatatctttatttttacttgtacagtatattttaccagttaactttattttctaccgtattacctttattcgtatttatttcttatgtttaagcttttatttaaaggtcaatggtagtcgaaaaagcatttcactgcatatcgtactgtgtatgactgtgtacgtgacaaataaaatttgaatttgaatttaaatttgaatttagtcAGCTATCCAcaactcatcgtctataccgctttatcctgtatttaggtttgtgggggcctggagtctatcccaggaggcttagggcacgaggcggggtataccttgcacagggtgccaatccatcgctgggcacacacacatatacactcactcacacactcactcacacactcattcacacacagtgggcaatttgggaatgccagtaagcctaatctgcttgtctttggaccaGTCCATATTATT harbors:
- the LOC128519471 gene encoding hemicentin-1-like, with the protein product MILNGVQCRRTLPLTVYKLPDEVSFSIVNHVGPMIEGKKYELQCKVYNFAPVNVLAAFWYKGEKLLKNRGFAELPTKTPSNRTVSHKITAGRDEGEAQYWCEAKLKLGPAGPQPSPTIKSNLLKVAVHYKPVIKPCSDWSPMIHTPLSSFPYNVTGNPTPHITWHQDKSPVSSDMILSGNDSGTYELLANNNMGRASCVIKITVEYAPTFRCPAIYEGQEHDSFLDKCSVMASPVANISWEKDGKTVNPLYNLTREDSGTHVITAVNKHGVEKHSLTVNVLYGPEIKPDYSSHVMQKGEAVSLSCTAGGNPEPEVTWSFQSQTKATGRRQTTLAISEATFADDGVYTCTAMNDLGYDRRTVTVHVEGDCPVKILPVKLVREFGASASANCFTTIIHHGMGWEASQGAVDMVENVQLITWRVDNLTHYDIKPYCFMNMKTQCSNNLPVIVYKRPDRVSISTVDHTGPMIEGGQYELRCDVQNVAPVRLLTVNWYKGHHLVERESVSGEDKFPVNVNVTLQISPSKDDDGVQYRCVAELNLGPEGPQHPPIVTSDPLNITVHCECYIEF